A genomic window from Flavobacterium johnsoniae includes:
- a CDS encoding metallophosphoesterase has product MIFRFVILCALFLFIELYSYQAFRTLIKVRWALVSYQIISLLLLIFIIYSFTQFDRSVGQTKQTMFTMGLMLLVYVPKIVLTLVMFGEDIFRIGASLLNYFMYNTPRKEMMPDRRRFISQVALGLAAVPFLSLIYGIFEGKYNFKVFKQTIFFPDLPDAFDGFKITQISDVHSGSFDNPEKINYAIDLINKQESDLILFTGDIVNTHAKEMHPWLETFNRIKNYKYGKFAVLGNHDYGEYVTWPSEKEKDENFQQIKKLYGQIGFKLLLNEHTYIQKGDDKIALIGVENWGVNFKKAGDLNKASENVHQDDFKILMSHDPSHWDAEIKEHPKNFHLTFAGHTHGMQFGIEIPGYFKWSLAQYIYKQWAGLYENLGRYVYVNRGFGFHAYPGRVGIMPEITVIELKKGRNVA; this is encoded by the coding sequence ATGATCTTTCGTTTTGTAATTCTATGCGCTCTTTTTTTATTTATTGAGTTATATTCTTATCAAGCTTTTCGAACCTTAATTAAAGTAAGGTGGGCCTTGGTAAGTTATCAGATTATTAGCTTACTGCTTTTAATTTTTATCATTTATTCTTTTACGCAATTTGACAGATCTGTTGGGCAGACCAAACAAACCATGTTTACTATGGGGCTAATGCTTTTGGTTTATGTACCAAAGATTGTGCTTACATTGGTGATGTTTGGAGAAGATATTTTTAGAATAGGGGCGAGTCTTTTAAATTATTTCATGTATAATACTCCTAGAAAAGAAATGATGCCTGACAGAAGGCGATTTATTAGTCAGGTTGCACTAGGATTGGCGGCAGTTCCGTTTTTGTCTTTGATTTACGGAATTTTCGAAGGAAAATATAACTTTAAAGTTTTTAAACAAACTATCTTTTTTCCAGATCTTCCAGATGCATTCGATGGCTTTAAAATCACGCAGATTTCGGATGTTCACAGCGGAAGTTTTGACAATCCAGAGAAAATAAATTATGCGATTGATTTGATAAATAAACAAGAATCTGATTTGATTTTATTTACTGGAGATATCGTAAATACGCATGCAAAAGAAATGCATCCTTGGTTGGAGACTTTTAATCGTATTAAAAATTATAAATACGGGAAATTTGCAGTTTTAGGAAATCACGATTATGGAGAATATGTAACGTGGCCTTCTGAAAAAGAAAAAGATGAAAATTTCCAGCAAATTAAAAAACTTTATGGTCAAATTGGTTTTAAACTTTTGTTGAATGAACATACTTATATTCAGAAAGGCGATGATAAAATTGCACTTATCGGAGTAGAAAACTGGGGTGTAAATTTCAAGAAAGCGGGAGATTTAAATAAAGCTTCAGAAAATGTACATCAAGACGATTTTAAAATTTTGATGAGTCACGATCCAAGTCATTGGGATGCCGAAATTAAAGAACATCCAAAGAATTTCCATTTAACATTTGCAGGCCATACGCACGGAATGCAGTTCGGAATTGAAATTCCAGGATATTTCAAATGGAGTTTAGCGCAATATATTTATAAACAATGGGCGGGCTTGTACGAAAACCTCGGAAGATACGTTTATGTTAACCGTGGGTTTGGTTTTCACGCTTATCCAGGACGAGTTGGAATTATGCCTGAAATAACAGTCATTGAACTAAAAAAAGGCCGTAATGTCGCTTAA
- a CDS encoding thioredoxin family protein, protein MSKFGELINAQVPVLIDFYTDWNESSVSMHPVIKDVAAALGDKAKVIKIDVDKNQELAEALRIKGLPTLMIYKDGQMIWRQSGELDANTIIGIVQDQFNV, encoded by the coding sequence ATGTCAAAATTTGGAGAACTAATAAATGCTCAAGTTCCAGTGTTAATTGATTTTTACACCGATTGGAATGAATCTTCAGTTTCTATGCATCCTGTAATTAAGGATGTTGCTGCGGCGCTTGGTGATAAAGCCAAAGTGATTAAAATTGATGTAGATAAAAATCAGGAACTAGCAGAAGCGCTTCGTATAAAAGGACTTCCGACTTTAATGATTTATAAAGATGGACAAATGATCTGGAGACAATCTGGAGAACTCGACGCGAATACTATTATCGGAATTGTTCAAGATCAATTCAACGTTTAA
- a CDS encoding polysaccharide deacetylase family protein has translation MSFYWVKTNSFIKRVFSKYCWDIPNNEKKIYLTFDDGPTPEITDWVLSELKKFDAKATFFCIGKNIKANLALFEKLITEGHSIGNHTMNHVNGWKIHTNDYIENVKNCAEVLDEQEKAPRRLLFRPPYGKIKKAQSKVLRKLGYKIVMWDVLSADFDQSITPEKCLENVTKNVKSGSVIVFHDSIKASPNLRFALPRTLHFLKENGYKFDIIH, from the coding sequence ATGAGCTTTTATTGGGTAAAAACGAACTCATTTATTAAAAGGGTATTTTCTAAATATTGCTGGGACATTCCTAACAATGAAAAGAAAATATACCTAACTTTTGATGACGGCCCAACTCCAGAAATTACAGACTGGGTTTTATCTGAATTGAAAAAATTTGATGCAAAAGCCACTTTTTTCTGCATCGGAAAAAATATAAAAGCCAACTTAGCTTTATTCGAAAAACTAATAACTGAAGGACATTCTATTGGCAATCACACGATGAATCATGTAAACGGATGGAAAATCCATACTAATGATTATATCGAAAACGTAAAAAATTGCGCTGAAGTTTTAGACGAACAAGAAAAAGCCCCACGCCGTTTATTATTTCGTCCTCCTTACGGGAAAATCAAAAAAGCACAATCTAAGGTTCTTAGAAAATTAGGCTATAAAATAGTAATGTGGGATGTTTTGAGCGCTGATTTTGATCAAAGCATTACTCCAGAAAAGTGTTTAGAAAACGTAACAAAAAATGTAAAATCGGGAAGCGTAATTGTTTTTCATGACAGCATTAAAGCTTCTCCAAATTTGAGATTCGCTTTACCTAGAACACTGCATTTTTTAAAAGAAAACGGATATAAGTTTGATATTATTCACTAA
- a CDS encoding glycosyltransferase family 117 protein, whose amino-acid sequence MAQFNFNKWNTIIGWFAFAIALITYTLTVEPTMSFWDCGEYIATAAKLEVGHPPGAPLFQMMGAFFAMFAIDAKHVALMVNMMSVFSSAFTILFMFWSSSMILKKIVARFAEIDQNNSIVILGSSFVGALAYTFSDSFWFNAVEAEVYAMASLLIALLFWLGLRWEQDMDKPKGNKWLLIISLVVGLSFGVHFMALLTIPSIGFLYYFKHYEKVTIKNFIIANLVVVGILLFIFILLLPLTMAFFGKTEIFMVNSMGLPFNSGTIFVALLFIAFFYFGLKYTKQKGLIFYNTIILCILFILIGFSTWLMLPVRANANTVINENKPSDATEVLAYYNREQYGVNPLFYGPQYTEVYAGLDAKTPYLDKKPNYERDYKTGKYVITNNYKNADQNSDDNQKTFLPRLWSTETAHIQNYINFTSPPKFRINPNYNYDEELAKYGIDASQLSEDEYNKATAQLRNEVEKTVSEFRKAYAQKQIDNEGYVKFLSSYKDYLIIEKPSAGDNFSFMFEYQFGYMYWRYLMWNFVGRQNDIQGKYDNLDGNWISGIKPLDSIHLGSQDNLPADVLNNKGRNVYYFLPFILGLIGLMYHANKDLKSFYVLLALFLFTGIALKIYLNERPFEPRERDYALVGSFYVFAIWIGFGVYSLYESFQKYVAPKIAGPVIIAGSLLAAPILMASQNWDDHDRSGRYTAVAMAKAYLSSCDKDAILFTIGDNDTFPLWYAQEIEHFRTDVKIVNTSLFMTDWYIDQMKAKSYESNPLPISFEHKQYVGDNLDYTAYIQKIDTRWNIKDFIDFIKNPKSTVGLQNGQTIHFYPTNKIRVNVDKNAIIQNKIVNPKYNDSIVPYLDIDIKGSALYKNRLMMLDILANNNWKRPIYFSGGAFDDEDYLWLKDYLQLDGMVYKLVPIKTTPSKDGGPLDMGQIDSEKMYDIVMKWDWGNSNGNIYHDPETRRNSITYRTNLSRLMNQLIEEGKIDKAKNVINLAMTKMPLDKYGYYSLVEPFAGGYYKVGETAKAQDLLNKLVEKYKENLNYYSTLTPSDQSDLAIDIITDIERYRSLLHVMQENKDNAFYNKHKTTFNTYVNVFERFGREKE is encoded by the coding sequence ATGGCACAATTCAATTTCAATAAATGGAATACAATTATTGGTTGGTTTGCATTTGCAATCGCTTTAATTACCTACACATTAACAGTTGAACCTACAATGAGCTTTTGGGATTGCGGAGAATATATTGCAACCGCAGCCAAACTTGAAGTAGGTCACCCTCCAGGAGCTCCACTTTTTCAGATGATGGGTGCATTTTTTGCAATGTTTGCAATAGATGCCAAACATGTCGCTCTTATGGTTAACATGATGTCTGTTTTTTCTAGTGCATTTACCATATTATTTATGTTCTGGTCTTCTTCTATGATCTTAAAAAAGATTGTGGCTCGTTTTGCAGAAATTGACCAAAACAATTCTATTGTTATTTTAGGAAGTTCTTTTGTTGGAGCTTTAGCTTACACATTTTCTGATAGTTTCTGGTTTAATGCAGTTGAAGCTGAAGTTTACGCGATGGCTTCTTTATTAATTGCATTGCTTTTCTGGCTTGGTTTACGTTGGGAACAAGACATGGACAAACCGAAAGGCAACAAATGGCTTTTGATTATTTCTTTAGTTGTTGGTCTTTCTTTTGGAGTTCACTTTATGGCTCTACTAACAATTCCTTCAATCGGATTTTTATACTATTTTAAGCACTACGAAAAAGTTACAATTAAAAATTTCATCATTGCAAACCTTGTGGTTGTTGGAATTTTATTGTTTATTTTCATTCTACTTCTTCCATTAACTATGGCATTTTTCGGAAAAACCGAAATTTTCATGGTAAATAGCATGGGACTTCCTTTTAATTCAGGAACTATTTTCGTTGCCTTGCTTTTTATTGCTTTCTTCTATTTTGGATTAAAATACACTAAACAAAAAGGATTAATATTCTACAATACTATTATATTATGTATTTTATTCATTCTGATCGGTTTCTCAACTTGGTTAATGCTTCCAGTTCGTGCAAACGCCAATACAGTTATTAATGAAAACAAACCTTCTGACGCCACAGAGGTTTTGGCTTATTACAATCGTGAGCAATATGGGGTTAATCCATTATTTTATGGCCCACAATATACTGAGGTTTACGCAGGACTTGATGCTAAAACGCCATATTTAGACAAAAAACCAAACTACGAAAGAGATTATAAAACTGGCAAATATGTTATTACCAATAACTACAAAAATGCAGATCAGAATTCTGACGACAATCAAAAAACATTTTTGCCTAGATTATGGAGCACCGAAACAGCCCATATTCAAAATTACATCAACTTTACAAGTCCTCCTAAATTCCGAATCAACCCAAATTACAATTATGATGAAGAATTGGCAAAATACGGAATTGATGCAAGTCAATTAAGCGAAGACGAATACAATAAAGCTACAGCTCAATTACGTAACGAAGTTGAAAAAACGGTTTCTGAATTTAGAAAAGCTTACGCTCAAAAACAAATCGACAATGAAGGTTATGTTAAATTCTTAAGCAGTTATAAAGATTATTTAATTATTGAAAAACCTTCTGCAGGAGACAACTTTAGTTTTATGTTCGAATATCAGTTCGGATATATGTATTGGAGATATTTAATGTGGAATTTTGTTGGACGTCAGAATGACATTCAGGGCAAATATGATAATCTGGATGGAAACTGGATTAGCGGTATCAAACCTTTAGATTCAATTCATTTAGGTTCTCAGGATAATTTACCAGCAGACGTATTGAATAATAAGGGAAGAAACGTTTATTATTTCCTTCCTTTCATTTTAGGTTTAATTGGTTTAATGTATCACGCAAATAAAGATTTGAAAAGCTTCTATGTGCTTTTAGCGCTGTTTTTATTTACAGGAATTGCATTAAAAATATACTTAAACGAAAGACCTTTTGAGCCTCGCGAAAGAGATTATGCACTTGTAGGTTCGTTCTATGTTTTTGCCATCTGGATTGGTTTTGGAGTTTATTCGCTTTACGAAAGTTTCCAGAAATATGTCGCTCCAAAAATCGCAGGTCCAGTTATTATTGCCGGAAGTTTGTTGGCCGCTCCTATTTTAATGGCTTCTCAAAACTGGGATGACCACGATAGATCTGGCAGGTACACAGCTGTTGCAATGGCAAAAGCTTATTTAAGCTCTTGCGATAAAGATGCGATTCTATTTACAATCGGAGATAATGACACTTTCCCGCTTTGGTATGCACAAGAAATTGAGCATTTTAGAACGGATGTTAAGATTGTAAATACGAGTTTATTTATGACAGATTGGTATATCGATCAAATGAAAGCTAAATCATACGAATCTAATCCACTTCCTATTTCTTTTGAACACAAGCAATACGTAGGAGACAACTTAGATTATACAGCTTACATTCAAAAAATTGATACTCGTTGGAATATTAAGGACTTTATTGATTTTATTAAAAATCCTAAATCTACAGTTGGATTACAAAATGGACAAACAATTCATTTTTATCCAACAAATAAAATTAGAGTGAATGTTGACAAGAATGCCATCATTCAAAATAAAATTGTTAATCCTAAATACAATGATTCTATTGTTCCTTATTTAGATATTGACATCAAAGGAAGCGCTTTATACAAAAACCGCTTGATGATGCTGGATATCTTAGCTAATAATAATTGGAAAAGACCAATTTACTTTAGCGGAGGTGCGTTTGACGATGAGGATTATTTATGGCTAAAAGACTATTTACAGTTAGATGGAATGGTTTACAAATTGGTTCCTATAAAAACTACTCCTTCTAAAGATGGCGGTCCATTAGATATGGGACAAATTGATTCGGAAAAAATGTATGACATTGTAATGAAATGGGATTGGGGAAATAGCAACGGAAATATCTATCACGATCCAGAAACAAGAAGAAACAGCATTACATACCGCACTAATCTTTCTAGATTAATGAATCAGCTTATTGAAGAAGGTAAAATTGACAAGGCTAAAAATGTAATCAATTTAGCGATGACAAAAATGCCTTTAGACAAGTATGGCTATTATTCTCTAGTTGAACCTTTTGCAGGCGGTTACTATAAAGTTGGAGAAACTGCTAAAGCGCAAGATCTTTTGAATAAATTAGTTGAAAAATACAAGGAAAACCTAAACTATTACAGTACACTAACTCCTTCTGATCAATCTGATTTGGCAATTGATATTATTACAGATATTGAGCGTTACAGAAGTTTGTTGCATGTAATGCAGGAAAACAAAGACAATGCTTTCTACAACAAACACAAAACAACGTTTAACACTTATGTAAATGTTTTTGAGCGTTTTGGACGTGAGAAAGAATAA
- a CDS encoding universal stress protein, with protein MKRILVPTDFSEHAEDALKVAAQIAKKNNSEIIILHMLELPHQSNDAIMGGISIPESMLFMKKANEMLDEVSSRSYLDGISITEVVKMDKPIHGITQISKDYEVDLIIMGSHGSSGIEELLIGSNTEKVVRNSEIPVLIIKKNISNFDAANIVFASDFSEEAKKPFKKLLNFTQLFDSKLHLVNICTPNSFKPTHIAEKAMNDFASHFDISNYTTQIYNDTNIEKGIINFSNKINADIIGMCTHGRTGFAHFFNGSISEGLVNHAVRPVITLKI; from the coding sequence ATGAAACGAATTTTAGTACCTACCGACTTCTCAGAACACGCAGAAGATGCTTTAAAAGTTGCCGCCCAAATCGCAAAAAAAAATAATTCTGAGATCATCATCCTACACATGCTTGAATTACCGCATCAATCAAACGATGCTATTATGGGCGGAATCAGCATTCCTGAAAGCATGCTTTTTATGAAGAAAGCAAACGAGATGCTTGACGAAGTTTCTTCAAGATCTTATCTTGACGGAATATCGATAACAGAAGTTGTAAAAATGGACAAACCAATACACGGTATAACACAAATAAGCAAAGATTACGAAGTTGACCTAATCATAATGGGATCTCACGGATCGTCTGGCATCGAAGAATTACTTATTGGCTCTAACACCGAAAAAGTTGTCCGCAATTCTGAAATTCCTGTTTTAATCATAAAGAAAAACATTTCAAATTTCGACGCCGCTAATATTGTATTTGCATCTGATTTTTCTGAAGAAGCAAAAAAACCGTTTAAAAAACTTTTAAATTTTACTCAATTATTTGACTCAAAACTACACTTAGTAAACATTTGCACTCCAAACAGCTTTAAACCTACTCATATTGCAGAAAAAGCAATGAATGATTTCGCTTCTCATTTTGACATCAGCAATTATACAACTCAAATTTATAATGACACTAATATCGAAAAAGGAATTATAAATTTCTCAAATAAAATAAATGCCGACATCATCGGAATGTGTACACACGGCAGAACTGGTTTTGCGCATTTCTTTAACGGAAGTATTAGTGAAGGACTAGTTAATCATGCCGTTAGACCAGTGATCACTTTAAAAATATAA
- the rimP gene encoding ribosome assembly cofactor RimP translates to MTFKEKVNGLITEALLEKPSIFLIDLAVSDSFKISVGLDGDNGVALQDCIDISRAIENNLDREEQDFSLEVASVGVGSPLKLIRQYKKNIGRTLIVTTNTEKIEAELIEANDVFIILSWKAREPKKVGKGKETVQKEQQIPYTEIKEAVVTVTF, encoded by the coding sequence ATGACATTCAAAGAAAAAGTAAACGGATTAATTACAGAAGCTCTTCTGGAAAAGCCATCAATCTTTTTGATTGATCTTGCTGTTTCGGATTCTTTTAAAATTAGCGTTGGTTTAGACGGAGATAATGGAGTGGCACTGCAGGATTGTATTGATATTAGTCGTGCAATCGAGAATAATCTAGATCGTGAAGAACAGGATTTTTCGCTTGAAGTAGCGTCAGTTGGAGTAGGATCGCCTTTGAAATTGATAAGACAATACAAGAAAAATATTGGTAGAACGCTGATTGTTACTACAAATACTGAAAAAATTGAAGCAGAATTGATAGAAGCTAACGATGTTTTTATAATTTTGTCTTGGAAAGCAAGGGAGCCGAAAAAAGTAGGAAAAGGAAAAGAAACAGTTCAAAAAGAGCAACAAATACCTTATACAGAAATTAAAGAGGCAGTTGTTACAGTAACATTTTAA
- the nusA gene encoding transcription termination factor NusA, with translation MENLALIDSFSEFKDNKLIDRVTLMAILEDVFRNALKKKYGSDDNFDIIINPDKGDMEIWRRRVIVADEDLDFENEEITLTEARMIEADFEIGEEVSEEVKLIDLGRRAILALRQNLISKIHEHDNTNLYKQFKDIIGDIYTAEVHHVRPRVVILVDDEGNEIVLPKEKQIPSDFFRKGDNVRGIIESVELKGNKPQIIMSRTSEKFLEKLFEQEIPEVFDGLITVKNVVRIPGEKAKVAVDSYDDRIDPVGACVGMKGSRIHGIVRELGNENIDVINYTNNIQLFITRALSPAKVSSIKIDEENKRAEVFLKLEEVSKAIGRGGHNIKLAGQLTGYELDVIREGDVAGTVADEDDVELTEFSDEIEEWVIEEFAKIGLDTAKSILKHDVEDLVRRTDLEEETILDVMKILKEEFDS, from the coding sequence ATGGAAAATTTAGCATTAATCGATTCATTCTCAGAGTTTAAAGATAATAAACTTATTGATCGTGTAACGCTTATGGCAATTTTAGAGGATGTGTTTAGAAATGCATTGAAGAAAAAATACGGATCTGATGATAACTTCGATATTATTATAAATCCTGATAAAGGAGATATGGAGATATGGAGAAGAAGAGTAATCGTTGCTGATGAAGATCTGGATTTTGAAAACGAAGAAATTACCTTGACCGAAGCAAGAATGATTGAGGCGGATTTTGAAATTGGCGAAGAAGTTTCTGAAGAAGTTAAATTGATTGATTTAGGAAGAAGAGCTATTTTAGCGCTTCGTCAAAACTTAATATCTAAAATTCACGAACACGATAATACTAATCTTTACAAACAGTTTAAAGATATTATCGGTGATATCTATACTGCAGAAGTACACCACGTGCGTCCAAGAGTTGTTATTTTGGTGGATGATGAAGGAAATGAAATTGTTCTTCCAAAAGAAAAACAAATTCCATCTGATTTCTTCCGTAAAGGAGATAATGTTCGTGGAATCATTGAAAGTGTCGAATTAAAAGGAAATAAACCTCAAATTATTATGTCTAGAACTTCAGAAAAGTTCTTAGAAAAATTATTTGAGCAAGAAATTCCAGAAGTTTTCGACGGACTGATTACAGTTAAAAATGTAGTTCGTATTCCTGGAGAAAAAGCAAAAGTAGCTGTTGATTCTTATGATGATAGAATTGATCCAGTTGGAGCTTGTGTGGGAATGAAAGGTTCTCGTATTCATGGAATTGTTCGCGAGTTAGGAAATGAAAATATTGACGTTATAAACTATACAAACAATATTCAATTGTTTATTACAAGAGCATTAAGCCCTGCAAAAGTTTCTTCTATTAAAATTGATGAAGAAAATAAAAGAGCTGAAGTTTTCTTGAAATTAGAAGAGGTTTCTAAAGCAATCGGTAGAGGAGGTCACAATATTAAATTAGCAGGTCAATTGACAGGTTATGAATTGGATGTAATCCGTGAAGGTGATGTTGCTGGTACAGTTGCAGATGAAGATGATGTTGAATTAACAGAGTTTTCAGATGAAATCGAAGAATGGGTAATTGAAGAGTTTGCTAAAATAGGTTTGGATACTGC